The proteins below come from a single Aegilops tauschii subsp. strangulata cultivar AL8/78 chromosome 6, Aet v6.0, whole genome shotgun sequence genomic window:
- the LOC109784290 gene encoding uncharacterized protein has protein sequence MKPTTVSPPAAAPAAAAPATDDPSPSHSDPASATFSVERRGDASASCRWTLPDFPRTRARTFYSRYFEVGGFDCRLLLYPRGDTQSLPGYLSLYLQVLDPKTPSSSSSSTTTTTSSKWDCFLSYRLSVVHPSDNSKSLARDSWHRFSSKKRSHGWCDFAPSAAASFLLPPHDSLVIAADISVLSETASFSEADGRFTWKVFNFSLFREMIRTQKIMSPAFFPAAAAAGGSDCGLRISVYQSNVSGAEHLSVCLEGKEPVVQATSASSASALASTSAGSGVPDADRGCWCLFRVSILNQKPGGSHIHRDSYGRFGADSASLGWGDYLKMDEFLAADGGYLFDGAVVFNASVHVIKESNSFTRSLPPVAGISGAGGGRSGTRKSDGHFGKFVWRIENFTRLKELLKKRKITGLCIKSRRFQVGNRDCRLIVYPRGQSQPPCHLSVFLEVTDPRNTTSEWTCFVSHRLSVINQKGEEKSIMKESQNRYSKSAKDWGWREFLTLTSLFDQDAGFLVQDTVVFSAEVLILKETATMQELSDEDSEICSSSSGYQIDTLPKHTSFTWKVENFLSFKEIMETRKIFSKYFQAGGCELRIGVYESFDTMCIYLESDQSSGVDPDKNFWVHYKMAILNQKNSLKTVCKESSICTKTWNNSVLQFMKVSDILDPEAGFLVRDTIVFVCEIIDCCPWFDFSDLEVFASDDDQDELSTDPDELIKSEDSDDVSGDEEDMFRNLLSRAGFSLTYGDNYTQPQVTLREKILTDASAIAGFLTGLRVYLDNPAKVKRMLLPAKVSTKGGGKKDSSKCDSSSTSLINLLMGVSVLKQAIIDLLLDIMVECCQPSDERSSYGSSSSSSKTAPDSNGASSPSELIVEGEQTECACRNQYETAESDTVNFGRNLGLENAELNANEMPVKILEQSSCPPETPAIDLPGDESSDQAPGTKWPDQSEELLGLIVNSLKALDCAVPHGCPEPRKRPKSVQKIALVLEKAPKKLQPDFIALVPKLVDGSEHSLASCALLDHLEKADAEPSLRLPVFGALSELEFDADVWKRVSFHALELLSDSNDEPLVAAISYVLKAASQCQHIPQAVRAVRWRLKRLGADVPPCVLEFLSKTVHNWPDVAEALLKDIDSEPEPDNSCLSTPSSTCSKDGLSAEGMPSWQEQAVHGSNHLSDVFVLIEMLSVPGLFVEVARVFERALLQGAFGLQLVAMVLERRHSHKLSSKSGAVVYDLQSKQVLLDGQFEPSPIQEGDFTSVLALGEVLSLSTSARVQDFVRMLYAIMFKIYAEDHYRCRFLKGLVDRATNTSDNCREVDIDMDVLVFLVKEEFGIARPVLNMMREAAEVAQADRANLWHQICATEDENIRLREEMDMEQTKFTNEKAALAQRLTESEATTGHLRSELKAEKDRYIREKKELSRQMREIENQMEWVRSEKDEQIAKLSADRKNLHDRVSEAETQLSQFKARKREEIKKVTTEKNTLAERLKNAEASRKRFDDELKRHAAETQAREEIRKSLEAEVRRLTHKVGQTEGEKKEKEDQISRCEAYIDGMESKLQVCQQYIRTLETSLQEEMARHAPLYGVGVEALSLEELETLANIHEQSLRQIHTIRQRKGSSHLLSVPGLFPSSSMAVGPPSSLIHTSSIAPNGVGTHGNGHMNNAVDRWFNQT, from the exons ATGAAGCCCACCACTGTGTCGCctcccgcggcggcgccggcggcggcggcgccggccaCCGACGATCCCTCGCCATCGCACTCCGACCCCGCCTCGGCCACTTTCTCGGTCGAGCGCCGCGGcgacgcctccgcctcctgccGATGGACCCTCCCGGACTTCCCCCGCACCCGCGCCCGCACCTTCTACAGCCGCTACTTCGAGGTCGGCGGCTTCGACTGCCGCCTTCTTCTCTACCCGCGCGGCGACACCCAGTCCCTCCCGGGATACCTATCCCTCTACCTACAGGTCCTCGACCCCAAAACcccatcgtcctcctcctcctccaccaccaccaccacatccTCCAAATGGGATTGCTTCCTCAGCTACCGCCTCTCCGTCGTCCATCCCTCCGATAACTCCAAGTCCCTGGCGCGCGATTCCTGGCACCGTTTCTCCTCTAAGAAACGTTCGCACGGCTGGTGCGACTTCGCTCCATCCGCCGCCGCATCCTTCCTCCTGCCGCCCCACGATTCCCTTGTCATTGCTGCCGACATTTCGGTGCTATCGGAGACCGCCTCCTTCTCCGAGGCCGACGGCCGTTTCACCTGGAAGGTGTTCAACTTCAGCCTGTTCCGGGAGATGATCCGCACACAAAAGATCATGAGCCCCGCATTCTTCcctgctgccgccgctgctggtGGGAGTGACTGTGGACTCCGGATTAGTGTCTACCAGAGTAATGTATCTGGTGCAGAACATTTGTCGGTGTGCCTCGAGGGCAAGGAGCCTGTGGTTCAGGCAACCTCGGCGTCATCTGCGTCAGCATTGGCGTCAACTAGTGCAGGGAGTGGCGTGCCTGATGCTGACCGTGGTTGCTGGTGTCTTTTCCGTGTTTCAATCCTTAATCAGAAGCCTGGGGGGAGCCACATTCATAGGGACTCATATGGGCGGTTTGGAGCAGACAGTGCCAGCCTTGGATGGGGGGATTACCTGAAGATGGATGAGTTTTTGGCTGCCGATGGGGGTTACCTGTTTGATGGGGCTGTGGTGTTTAATGCCTCGGTGCATGTGATCAAGGAGTCTAACTCATTCACTCGTAGCTTACCACCGGTGGCGGGCATTAGTGGTGCTGGGGGTGGACGATCTGGGACTAGAAAGTCGGATGGGCACTTTGGGAAGTTTGTGTGGAGGATcgaaaacttcacaagattgaaGGAGCTGCTCAAGAAGAGGAAGATCACTGGTTTGTGCATCAAGAGCAGACGATTTCAGGTCGGGAATCGCGACTGCCGCCTTATTGTTTATCCACGGG GGCAGTCTCAACCACCATGCCACCTCTCAGTGTTTCTGGAAGTGACAGATCCCCGAAATACTACCAGTGAATGGACCTGCTTTGTGAGCCATAGATTGTCTGTTATCAATCAGAAAGGGGAGGAGAAGTCAATCATGAAAGAGTCTCAAAATCGTTACTCTAAGTCAGCGAAGGATTGGGGTTGGCGTGAATTTCTGACATTAACTAGCCTCTTCGACCAGGATGCTGGTTTTCTTGTACAGGACACTGTTGTGTTCTCTGCAGAGGTTCTCATTCTGAAGGAAACTGCAACTATGCAAGAGCTTAGTGACGAAGATTCTGAAATATGCAGTTCAAGTTCTGGATATCAGATTGATACTTTACCAAAACATACGTCATTTACGTGGAAGGTAGAAAATTTCTTGTCCTTTAAGGAGATTATGGAGACTAGAAAGATTTTCAGTAAATATTTTCAGGCTGGTGGCTGTGAGCTGCGGATAG GTGTATATGAGTCATTTGATACAATGTGCATATATCTGGAGAGTGATCAGTCATCTGGGGTTGATCCTGATAAGAACTTTTGGGTACATTATAAGATGGCTATACTCAACCAGAAGAACTCTTTGAAAACCGTGTGCAAAGaatcttcaatttgcacaaaaacATGGAACAATTCAGTTCTCCAGTTTATGAAGGTTTCAGACATTCTGGATCCTGAAGCTGGCTTTCTTGTTCGGGACACTATTGTCTTCGTTTGTGAAATCATAGACTGCTGTCCATGGTTTGACTTCTCTGATCTCGAG GTATTTGCCTCAGATGATGACCAGGATGAGTTGTCAACAGATCCTGATGAACTTATCAAGTCTGAAGACAGTGATGATGTGAGTGGTGATGAGGAAGATATGTTCCGGAACCTCCTCTCAAGAGCTGGATTTTCACTTACATATGGAGACAACTATACTCAGCCGCAGGTTACCTTGAGAGAGAAAATTTTGACGGATGCTAGTGCGATTGCTGGATTTCTTACTGGCCTGCGTGTTTATCTGGATAACCCAGCAAAAGTGAAGCGCATGCTTCTTCCTGCCAAAGTGTCCACCAAGGGTGGTGGAAAGAAAGATTCTTCAAAGTGTGATTCAAGCTCCACAAGTCTCATAAATTTGTTGATGGGTGTTAGCGTCTTAAAGCAAGCTATAATTGATTTGCTTTTAGATATAATGGTTGAGTGCTGCCAACCTTCAGATGAAAGATCATCATATGGCTCCTCTTCCTCAAGCTCTAAAACTGCTCCTGATTCAAATGGGGCTAGCTCTCCATCAGAGCTCATTGTGGAAGGCGAACAAACAGAATGTGCATGCAGAAATCAGTATGAAACGGCTGAATCTGATACTGTTAATTTTGGGCGTAATCTTGGATTAGAAAATGCAGAGCTAAATGCAAATGAGATGCCTGTCAAGATTCTAGAACAGTCCAGTTGTCCTCCAGAGACACCTGCCATTGATCTGCCAGGGGATGAAAGTTCTGATCAAGCTCCTGGG ACAAAATGGCCAGACCAGTCAGAGGAACTGTTAGGACTGATTGTTAATTCATTGAAGGCACTAGACTGTGCTGTTCCACATGGATGCCCTGAACCAAGAAAGCGGCCTAAGTCTGTCCAGAAAATTGCACTTGTACTAGAGAAAGCTCCAAAGAAGCTTCAACCTGATTTCATCGCCCTTGTACCAAAGTTGGTTGATGGGTCTGAACACTCACTTGCTTCTTGTGCCCTTTTAGATCATCTTGAAAAGGCAGATGCTGAGCCATCACTGAGGTTACCG GTTTTTGGTGCCTTATCCGAGTTAGAATTTGATGCTGATGTCTGGAAACGAGTATCTTTTCATGCACTTGAATTGTTGTCTGATTCAAATGACGAGCCTCTTGTAGCAGCCATTTCATATGTTCTCAAGGCGGCATCACAGTGCCAGCATATTCCTCAAGCT GTTAGAGCTGTTCGATGGAGATTAAAACGTTTGGGTGCTGATGTTCCACCGTGTGTGCTTGAGTTTTTGTCTAAAACGGTGCATAACTGGCCAGATGTAGCTGAAGCATTATTGAAGGATATTGATTCTGAGCCTGAACCTGATAACAGTTGTCTCTCCACGCCTTCTAGTACTTGTAGTAAAGATGGGCTTTCAGCTGAAGGGATGCCTTCTTGGCAAGAGCAAGCTGTACATGGAAGCAATCATCTATCAGATGTTTTTGTACTCATAGAAATGTTATCAGTACCTGGATTATTTGTGGAAGTTGCACGGGTTTTTGAAAGGGCTTTATTGCAAGGGGCCTTTGGGCTGCAGTTAGTAGCCATGGTGTTGGAAAGACGGCATTCTCACAAGTTAAGTTCAAAGTCTGGGGCTGTCGTGTATGATTTACAGAGCAAACAAGTTTTATTAGATGGGCAATTTGAACCCTCACCCATCCAAGAAGGTGATTTCACTTCAGTCCTTGCACTTGGTGAGGTATTGTCTCTATCTACCTCAGCGAGGGTCCAAGACTTTGTGCGGATGCTTTATGCCATCATGTTTAAGATCTATGCCGAGGATCATTATAGATGCAGATTTCTGAAGGGCCTTGTTGACCGGGCAACAAATACCTCAGATAACTGCCGAgaagttgacatagatatggatgtCTTGGTATTTCTTGTTAAGGAGGAGTTTGGAATTGCTAGACCTGTTTTAAACATGATGCGTGAAGCTGCTGAAGTTGCTCAGGCCGATCGTGCTAATCTTTGGCACCAAATATGTGCTACTGAGGATGAGAATATTCGTTTGAGGGAGGAGATGGACATGGAGCAAACTAAATTTACCAATGAAAAAGCTGCATTAGCCCAACGACTAACTGAGTCTGAGGCAACTACAGGACATCTAAGG TCTGAACTAAAAGCTGAGAAGGATCGTTATATTCGGGAGAAGAAGGAACTCTCCAGGCAGATGCGGGAGATTGAGAATCAGATGGAATGGGTGCGATCAGAGAAAGACGAGCAAATTGCAAAGCTATCTGCTGATAGGAAGAATCTTCATGATCGTGTTAGTGAAGCAGAGACACAACTATCACAGTTTAAAGCACGGAAACGCGAAGAAATAAAG AAAGTAACTACTGAGAAGAATACATTGGCAGAGAGGCTGAAGAATGCTGAAGCTTCAAGGAAACGATTTGATGATGAATTAAAACGACATGCAGCTGAAACACAGGCTCGCGAAGAGATTAGAAAATCACTTGAGGCTGAAGTAAGGAGGCTGACACATAAAGTTGGACAAACCGAgggagaaaagaaagaaaaagaagatcAAATTTCTCGCTGCGAAGCTTACATTGATGGAATGGAGTCAAAATTGCAAGTTTGCCAG CAATATATTCGTACTCTGGAAACGTCACTTCAAGAAGAGATGGCTCGGCATGCCCCACTGTATGGTGTCGGGGTGGAAGCTTTGTCACTGGAGGAGCTTGAGACCCTTGCAAACATCCATGAGCAGAGTTTGAGACAGATCCATACAATCAGGCAAAGGAAAGGCAGCAGCCATCTCTTGAGCGTCCCTGGCTTGTTCCCCTCGTCTTCGATGGCTGTTGGGCCGCCTTCCTCATTGATCCACACGTCCTCCATAGCACCTAATGGCGTGGGTACCCATGGAAACGGGCACATGAACAATGCGGTGGACCGCTGGTTCAATCAAACCTAG